cggacCCGTCTGCCCGCTCCTGACTGCAGCCTACCGATCGTAAGCTGCCTTGCATGCGCCTTCCTTgccctgttggagtcgcctccggtcggccctccggcgatgatgttgatttcacccctcaacgcattgcctctattctcctcctcccgagcggatggtcggggtcGTTCATGCGATGCCCGAGGAATGACCCTATGCTGCTGGTTATGTTGCCGCTCGGGAGATCTCCTTTCTGTACGCCGGCCAGGACTTTGGTGTTGATGTCGTCGACTAGGCGAAGGTGATTGACGGCGATAGCTCCTTGGTGTAGGATGAGTGgttggggggaggctccgacagtcgcgggtgttgtgagttgctgaCTGATGGAGCGAACAAAATATTGGAGTCCATAACTTCCCTTTCGGTTTAGGTCGATCGGCCTCTACTTGTTGGACGGCGTGTGACCTCTGATGAGGACGGGCTACCTCTGCGCGGGGTCCTCTCggtggttgataattggaaggcgacttccgctcggcatgagctggtggctcggatggtgcttcctttttcctcgccatctgagcttcctccacgttgatgtactcgttggccttgttcaacatgtggtcgtagctgcgaggCGGCTTTCTGATAAGCGAgtggaagaaatcaccgtccacaaatccctgtgtgaacgcgttcatcatagtttctgaagtgaccgtcgggatatccatggccacctagttgaaacgttggatgtaggctcagagcgactccttcgagccttgtttgatggcgaacagactgacgctggttttctagtagcgcctgctgctcgcgaagtgatAGAGGAAAGccgtgcggaactctttgaagctcgtgatggatccgttcggtagcctccggaaccatcgttgcaccaatccagaaagggtggtgaggaacactcggcacttcacaccatctgtatGTTGATGCAAagtggctgtgttgtcgaacttacccagatggtcgtccgggtcggtggtcctgttgtattccccgatcgccgggggcgaTCGCGCAGGATGACATCGGAGAACTGcctattgatccgctcgggggacgaGTCAGTCCGTGGCGCCTTGCCCTTCCTTGCGTCGCGGAGGGGCGCCTCATCGGACGAAGAGCCCCGGTCGAGGTTGGCTTGCGCGACTTTCGAGGGCGTTTGGAACAGAGCCCTATGGAAAGGTATAGGGGCGGGCGGTGCTTCCATCTGAGTGCCAGTCGGACCTTTGTTTTGCCCCCATATCGAGAGCTATTCCGGTCGGTCCTCTGGGGCTGCCTTGCCGCCTGACGCGGAAGTCGCCTGCTGTGTCATTCACTCGGCTTGAGCTTCTGCTGTTGCTCCACAATCTTcgctgctcgcgcttggatgagtgcgtcGAGCTCTTCGGGGGAgagtgtcaccatgagttggcgtccagcttcttccatcttatCAGCTcgaattcaggtgcgttcccacagacggcgtcaatttgatcctgtccgagcgctgagtcaatggacgctggggacgtgacactctccgctatcctctgatgatggtgtagacctccggcgaacctgcaaagaagccgagccgggaggggtttcccggcgacgaccctccgacgttcaagtcaggcagtgaagaagaagaggagcacaGTAATGCTACTGTGACTACAGTGATcagaatcgcatacctccgtcgaagtctgggggtccttatataggactccggggaggcgcgggcacgcttctcgatgcgtgcacgcttccccaaacatacctcggtagggttgtgtcagaaaagcatgtctgacgccattccgcaatcgtccgagcatatccctgatgtgacggtggaaacttccaccgtacgatactctgtccgctccgaCCGCTGACCATGCTATTTGTCGGTGGTAGGTGTCTTGAGAATGATGTTACCAGCAGTCCCTTCTGTCCCTTTGCGCCTGTTGCCTGTTCCCGGGTCGAGTGGACCggtcgctcggcgctcatggcctccgggaatgcgcatacctcggaccgtacggggaagccctgctcatgtgctcggatgagattgcgccttattgtcctgtggctcggccgagcgacctgtccgctcggcccagagactcttttaccttgagcatcggaaactcgacccctggtcgggctgtctttcgtccggcctgGGAGACCCCTGGCCGGATGTTCGGTTGGCTGGATGCTCGGCACGACCtcggggttgaccctcttgaccattgacctccatgtGTCGTTGATCTTCCGCTAACGAGGATCTctcgtccttatcaccggatcactggTGATGTATGAAAGAGGGGCAAATGAAAGAATGAAGCGGGGACAGGAAGAGTGGCAGGATCCGTTGAACAAATAGACATTGTACCGTTGTCTTTTGGCTCTGATCCCCTTCCCTTGATTCGCTCCTTTAATTATTGAACCCTACGCCTCAATCCCCCTCCTCTCCCTCTGTTATTACTGCGTTGAGATAGAGGACATTGAAGGATGAGGCACGGAGACAGTAAAATGATTTGCTCACGCTTCCAAGTTCTTCACTGCAAAGTTAAAACCCCAGAAAAGAAGAGCCAAAGTTGGTTCAGGAGGCTACTCCTATTCCTTGACCCTTTGCCCGCCCTTTACATTAAATGCCCTTCGCCAAATAGCGACACATGCAGGCCCTCTGCCTTCGCCCCACATCATCCCTTTCCAGCCATGGATACGTCCTTTTTATGCAATGCATAGATCTTGGAAGAATGTTAGATCCTGTTCTGCCACATGGTCTCGTCTTCAGTTTAAAAAGTGCCGCCGTATTTGGACTGCCCCACTTGATCTTTCAGTGCCGCCTCCATAAAACTTCATTGCCTTTGCTTGCTGATCATCAACCCTTAACAACCACTCTGTTTCATCTCCCCATGCCTCCCTTTGATTTGAACCAAGCAttaaaagaagaggaagagggaaatCAACCCGAAGCCATTCTGttcagcggcggcggcggccaccATGATCGCAAAGCTAATCACTGCGCTCAACCcccacaacaagaggaaactagaTTAGCTGGAAAAAGGATGCCTTCCGAGACTCGACTTGTGAGGAAGATGATAGATTCGAATGGTGAGATCATTCGAGTCTGCAGCGACTGCAACACAACCAAGACCCCTTTGTGGAGAAGCGGCCCAAATGGCCCCAAAGTAGTTATCTTTTTAATTATCGAATTAGCTTGTTTCTGTATAACATCCAAAAATGATCCATAAATCAAGATTAATTTTGGCAGTCTCTGTGCAATGCATGCGGAATACGGCAAAGGAAGGCAAGGCGAGTGATGGCTGGAGTGATCCCTCCACCTCCTGCACTGCCAACTAATTTGAAAGACAggaggaaagaaaagaagaagaagggagaggtTTATCGAAGTCTCCCCCTCAAGAAACAGTTCAAGTTAACCAGTGCAGGGAAGCTTTGTTTTGATGATAATTATGGTGATGCGGCGTTGGGCTCGAGAAATAATAGATCAGCAACGCGGGAGCAGAGAGATGCTGCGGTCCTGCTGATGACTTTATCCTGTGGCCTTATTCTGAGCTGAGCCAAATTCTTCACTAATTTGTTGCATTTTTGTTTGCTGCATGTTTCCCTCTTGTGATAATTCATCCACAAGCATGTTTGTTTCTTCTGTTGCGCTAGCTAGTAATGTGAAAGAAATTAAGAAGCTTCTGAATTCGTTTAAGCTCCTAGCTAGATCATGAAAAACATAATTAGCAACAAACAGTACAAGAGTTTTGTTGACAGTACTTAAGCTTTTCCTTTCTGTATCCCCTTAGAAGCATCGAGCAACACAAATACTTCTGAAGCGTCTACCGATCCCCCTTCCTTTCCCTGCGGGCTCTGTACGGTGGCAGCAGGCGACCGAGGCCTTCCTCTTATCCCTTCTGCTTCATGTTCTTCGCATTTGACAGCGAACAATCAAGGCAAAAACCTTTCGATCTGCCAGATCCTTTGAACTTGAGCAGTGAGTCAGGTCGCGAGAAGGGAGCTTTCTCTCTAATGTCACCGGTGAGATctccaattttcttttctttctgtaTTCCAACTTGAAAGGCTGCTTCATACTTGGGAAATTAACGGCTAAACTCAGAGTCGTATATTGTATGTTAGTGATCGCTTGGTAAGTTCAACGTTTTGAGATCATTGCTGAGTGATACGGCTGGCAATGGGGGGGCCCAaaaggaaagggtgagaagggtcaaggccatatagaggtcaaaagtcaagatgatATGGCAGTCAATAGTGAGgctgactaggcagtcaaagtcaagcatatggggtagtcagaggtcaggcagactgGTCAATCAAGGGagcaaagtagttgaaagacaaaggAGGATGACAGGCGGAACACAGGGTATAggttgggatcggcagagctgtgtagagacagctcgatctacaggcctgcgattcggaGGCCCGGAAgtacaagtcacaaatcacaggtcgggatcAGCAGGGCTgtgtagagacagctcgatctacaggcctacggtcgagggccaggaaatacaaagtgcagggtacaggccgggatcggcagagctgtgtagagacagctcgatctacaggcctgcgattcgaaggcccggaagtataagtcacaaatcacaggtcgggatcTGCAAAGCTGTTtgaaggcagctcgatctacaggcctgtgATTCGGAGGCCCGGAAgtacaagtcacaaatcacaggtcgggatcggcagagctgtgtagagacagctcgatctacaggcctacggtcgagggccaggaaatacaaagtgcagggtacaggccgggatcggcagagctgtgtagagacagctcgatctacaggcctacggtcgagggccaggaaatacaaagtgcagggtacaggctgggatcggcagagctgtgtagagacagctcgatctacaggcctgcgattcgaaggcccggaagtataagtcacaaatcacaggtcgggatcTGCAGAGCTGTTTGAaagcagctcgatctacaggcctacagtCGATGGCCAAgaaatacaaagtgcagggtataggtcgggatcggcagagctgtttaaagTCAGCCCGACTGGCAGGTGACGCTTAGAGGCTGGATCTGATCGGAGGATGCGAGGTAGATGCAGGCCACAATAGATCGGATGAACTAAGCCGTGCGGAAGTCGGAGAATCACAATTGTCTGTCaaagggtaatcattacataccagcgatgcgtgcgaaggcggaggtttctaaaCGAAAAAATGTCCTCATAACCAATagcagcctgacagatgtccttcattacaagacaaaacccatgtgtaaaggcggaggttcctaaacaagaagatgccttcacaaccaatagcagcacgacaggtgtccgggactacacgacaaaccccagcgtctaacgttttctgacataATTGCAGGTTCTAGAAGCGAGGTGGGGGCATAAAAAGAGGAGGATTCTTCGTACGCGGGTACACTCTCTctggtcacttttttccacaacttttcactttcagTCGTTTTTGGCTTCTTTTTacattttctggggaaaaagtacctgacttgagcgtcggagggcctgacccgggaactttttccctgggttctggtctctaacgtgagagggggggatcgtctgagtgtgtgcaggggcctgcagcatcgtcagccgcccgtgggagccggatcgcccacgactttccgtcaacaaccaggtcgttgcgaccagccttcgtccgactcagctttcggacaggatcaaatttggcgccgtatgtgggaaacacaacagcctgatccgaagcgtgaagatggaggactctggtcgaagtTCCAGCAGGAGGATTAATGTTACCATGACTGCgagggagtacgagctcttcaaggaggtcaaaaagcgagCCGCCTTTGAAAAACAAGGAACAGTTTCACGACCTCGCCTAGCGCCTGAAGCGTCTAAAGAACCAGCTCCTGTctccgacaggggctcaaagaggaagcaaccagaagaactccctcgtacttcattccgagagcctcgcTGCAACTATCATCAACCTGGACCTCGCGAGCATAGTCCAAAGAAAGAAGAGCCGTAGGCGTCGAtggcggaaagctctctacatccaccccgggatgcaggaaagggaaaagctataTCTCTGCCAAAGACCTGCCCGAAGATCCGGAtgacaaggtacccttctcggctcagatcttGAGGGAAAACCTACCAAGGGGTTATCGAGCCCCGAACATCGGAGAATACGATGGAAGCAAAGATCCGGAAGAGCATCTGCGAAAGTTCAAGAACACGGCTATAttgtatcaatacagcgatgTCGTCAAATGCCGGGTATTCCTACATACCCTGTCGGGttcggcgcagaagtggttcgatggattgcccccagagtccatcaatcgcttcttggatttcaaaacggccttcttacgtcgtttcgccagcagtcgtaagtatcaaaaaatcGACCACTGTCTTTTCGCTCTTAAACAGGGTCCGACCGAGTCTCTGTGGAGCTATATCAatcggttcagtcaggtggccaatgacgtcccctccgccacctcagagATACTGATGACCGCTTTCTCCCACGGATTGTTAGAAGGAgaattcttcagggacctcatcaaGAACCCCGCCCGGAGCTTTGatgatatggtggagaaagcttcttgctacatcaaagtggaggaagctcaggcagcTAGGAGGAAGGACGAAAAGATAGTGGCTcctggcaaccgacctgaaaggagagcaccacagccagctcagcctcttcagcgcgttcaacccaggcctgcccctcagcccgctcagggagtcagaccagctccgcgagttgctgccatacacgcgcccaggcctggaccaaggggagcaccatattgcacatatcatcggtccaggacgcatgatctcagtaactgcttccaattcgcacGTGACTCCAGGTGAGTCGCAGAGCAGGGCTTGCCTCCCCCGGAGTTAGCaccccaaatacagagaatggaaGAAGAACGGGCCGCAGCCGGACGTGCTCGTCAGACCCGGCCCGACCTAGCCGGGCCTTCTAACCAAACTGGCCCCGTGGAAGACCGAAGAGATATCGGGGAGCTGGAAAACCGGAGTAACGCTGCGGTACGAGAGATCGgcatgatttcaggagggcccactgacggagactcaggccgagcccgtaagtcacacAGTCGGCGGTTATATGTGGGAGTTGTGGGGTGCAGCCACGAGCAGGCGTCTggccctgttattagctttgggccacAAGACTTGGAGGGTCTGGAACTACCCCACGACAATGCtctcataatcaaggccgttattgctaatagtcgagtggctcgggtctttgtggatactgggagctcggtcaatattttgtttagagctgcgttcgaggagatgcagattgatgccgctgagctccaacccgtaaccacttctctatacgggttcacaggtaacgaagtcaagcccatgggtcagatcaagctagCCATATCCATGGGCACTAAGCCACTGGTGCGCAccaggaggagcacctttatagtggtagattctccttcctcctacaatgtcatcctgggaaggccagctctgcatgaTTTCAGGGCTGCTATTTCCACTTTTcatcagaagattaagttcccggtcgGCGAGCGGGTCGGAGAAGTCAAGGGAGAGTAGAAGGTGTCTCGTAGTTGCTAcattgatatggtccgggtggaggcgcgCAAGAGCAGGAGGACTCAGGATGGTGGTGtgcacgctatccaagaggagcctctgcctatggCCGAGGAGTCTATCCCTTGGGAAGAGATTCAGTTGCATACTGACAGAGCAGAGAGCATCACTTGCGTTGCTAGTGACTTACCACCGGCGCTTAAGtcggagctgatacagtgtctgatCCGTAATAGGGACGTTTTTGCTTGGTCCCCGGAAGAGCTGCCCGGAGTCAAACCAGAGATAGCTGAGCACAAGTTGCATTTAATACCTGaagccaagccagtcaagcagaagaagagaaatttctctaccgatcagaataaaattatccgagctgaagtggatcagctcaagaaggcgggacatgttcgggaggtgcaattcccgtcctggctttctaacGTGGTATTAGTAAagaagcctaacaacaagtggagggtgtgcatagacttccgCGACCTCAATAAAGCCacccccaaagatttttatcctctcccgcggatcgatcagatggtggattcaacggccggctgtgagaggatatgcatgatggacgcttatcaaggatatcatcagatacccttagctagggaggatcaggagaaggttagcttcataacggctgatggtactttctgctatacggtcatgccatttggacttaggaatgctggggccacctaccaaatgatgatggacaaagtctttcggagtcagatcgggcggaacgttgaagtctatgttgatgacatcttaatcaagtcccccctggcgtccaaTCTAATAAGAGATGTAGAAGAGACCTGTGGGACTCTGAGACAATATGGTGTGAAGCTGAATCCtctgaaatgtctgttcggggccaaaggagggaagtttctgggatACCTGGTGgctgaacgagggatagaagccaatcttgagaaggttcaagcactccgaaacatgcagatccctcaAAATCTGAAGGAGACGCAGAAGTTAATAGGCAGGATAACggcgctgtccagattcatctccagatctgcagatcgagccGCGCC
This region of Zingiber officinale cultivar Zhangliang unplaced genomic scaffold, Zo_v1.1 ctg29, whole genome shotgun sequence genomic DNA includes:
- the LOC122037354 gene encoding protein CYTOKININ-RESPONSIVE GATA TRANSCRIPTION FACTOR 1-like, which translates into the protein MPPFDLNQALKEEEEGNQPEAILFSGGGGHHDRKANHCAQPPQQEETRLAGKRMPSETRLVRKMIDSNGEIIRVCSDCNTTKTPLWRSGPNGPKSLCNACGIRQRKARRVMAGVIPPPPALPTNLKDRRKEKKKKGEVYRSLPLKKQFKLTSAGKLCFDDNYGDAALGSRNNRSATREQRDAAVLLMTLSCGLILS